In Chitinophaga oryzae, the sequence AAAAGTCAATTTTTGTGAACCCGGGGAACGAGCGACAGAAGAATGTAGTTCCTGATCCCTATTGTTCCGGCAGACTTACCAATAATAGCGTCGGACCAAGCTTCCGTATTATATTTATCCGGGCATCATCATCTCCAATACCACGCAGCCAAACCTGGTACCAGGATCATCTACCTGCGTAATGTCATACACAAATTGCACTATATTATCTGACAGCCGATGCACGGTGGTGGTAATGTCATAAGGCACACCTGCGGGCATAATACGCGCGGGATGAACAGCAACACTCTCTACCACCAGCCTGGTTCCGGGCAGCTCTCCCAGCACGTCCTTTATCCACTTTTCCGCTTCCAGGTGCAATAACCGGAACAGGAATAACGCCGGCACGCAGGGATAGCCCCCGAAATGGCCAAGGCAATGTATTTCATCTACAGGAGCTAACCGGGACACATAATGCCAGGCATTGTCAAAAGACATGCGGCTGATAACAGGAAGGGGCAGTGATTCTCCCGGCGCTGTTTTTTTATCGCTTTTCAGGAAGACAAATCTATTTTTAAAGTCCGCTTCATTCCACATATAATAATCGAAAAGTACCTGGTAGACCATATTTCCCGCATCATCCAAAATGCGTATAACACTTTTCCGCTTTCTTTTACTGATTTCCTGTGTATGGAGCACCACTTTCAAAGATGTATCAGCCAAAAAATTACCGATGCGCATGCACGTAAAGCGCTCCGCCAGCATATACTGGTTTGTTCCCGGCGCATACAGGCGGCAGGCATTCCACGCTTCGGCCGACAGGCATTGCTGGATCATTGTAACAAACTCGCTGTTTTGAAAATTACCGGCAGGTCCCAGGTCCGCTTCGAGATATTTCCCCCTGGTCACCATAGCGGCAGCCGGCAACCGGAAAAAGGGAGGCCGCATGCCTGTCTGAATATCGCCTGGCGGTACAACAGCCTCCTGGTATATCCTGAAAACATAATCACAGTTACTATTCTCGTCTACCGCAGACGCAAGCGCTGTAACTTTCCAGCCGGGTGCGGCCACATCGCGTATCCCTTCCAGGAACGGCAGTATCACCGGCCATTTCAGGAGATGGGTCATTTGCAGCTGCTGACTGATCCTATGATAACGGTCTGTTCCCCGGATAGTGAATACCACTTCCGCAGCCGAGTAGCTATTGACCTCGAAATTAAATTCAGGGCTGGCGGTAAAGATGGCAGCAATAATAACTTCCAGGACGCCCCTGGCATCCCGCTCCAGTAAAGGGTAGGTCTCCATTATTCTGCCGGCCTTGTTCTTTCCCAGCGTATATATCAGTGATGAAGAAAGGGCTTCCGCCATATCAGGTCCTTCCAATGCAACTGCCTGCTGAAGCAGCAAGCCATAAAAGGAAGCAGTAATCTCAGACATGCCCAGCATCAGCTGCGGCAGATTTCCCGGGAAATACCGGTTGAACACAGCAGCTGCATCCATATCCGGATGATAACTGTCCTTGTTTCTGAGAGCGGATAATTCCTGCGCAAGCGCAGACAACGGATAATTTTCAGGAGACATGGTTACAAATATTAGACATTAAAAAACAGGGAAACAACGGGCATCCTGCGAAGCTATAGCCATACCATATACCTGGGACTGCAGTTGGACCATGCCGTTCTACTTCACCAGCTGTTGATACCTTTGAACAAGCTACTATCCATTGTCTATTTTGTTAGATGTACTAATTGTTACCCTTTTGCTATCCTTAAAAAACCTGACTATGAAAAAGAGCAACGCGGTTGTCACAGCAGTCGGCGGATACGTTCCGCCGCATATTGTTTACAATGAAGAGCTGGAACAAAAAATGCACATCCCCTCCGGGTGGATTCCCAAATATCTCGGCGTCAGGGAGCGGCGTTTTATCCGGGAGGAAGGCGTCGGCACTTCTGCCATATGCGTGCAGGCAGCCCTTGAAATCTGCCGTAAACGCGGCATACAGCCATCAGAACTGGATGCCATTGTACTGGCCACTACCACCCCGGATATGATCACGCCTTCCACCAGCAATATTGTTGCCCGTGAAATCGGCGCCAGCAAGGCGTGGGCTATCGATATCAACGGGGCATGCAGCGGCTTCCTCTCTGCGCTGGATATTGCCTCCAGGTACATAGAGCAGAACATATACCGCTACGTGCTGGTATTGGGAGCAGATAAAATGAGCAGTATTATCGGCGGCCAGGACCGAATCACCACCTGCCTTTTTGCCGATGGCGGAGGTGGTGTGTTACTGGAGCCGGGGCCTCCCGACAGCGGGATACAGCACTGTTTCCTTCGTACAGACGGCAGCGGCGCCGACCTGCTCTATGTGAAAGCCGGAGGTTCGCGCTGGCCGTCCTCTACCACCACGGTGCACAACCAGGAACATTATCTCTACATGGATGGCAAAGCTATTTTTGATTATGCGGTATTACGCCTGACAGAGGCCATCACCCAAACGATGGTAAAAAACGAGCTGTCGGCACAGGACATTACCTGGCTGGTACCCCACCAGGCTAACCAGCGGATCATTGACCGCACGGCGGAAGTATTGTCTTTTCCGGCTGAAAAAATAATGCGGAACGTTGACCGCTACGGGAACACCACTTCCGGCACGATTCCCTTGTGCCTGTGGGATTACGAGTCGCGCCTGAAGAAAGGGGACCGCCTGTTGCTTGCCGCTTTCGGCGCCGGGTTTACCTGGGGTGCGTTGTATATGATCTGGGGATATGATGGCCAAGGATAGTATTCAAAATTTAACGACTGACCAAAACGCTTTCTTGGGTTGCAGCTCCTTATCGAACAGCAATGGATAATCTTTTCTGCCACGCACCGGGAAGTTGTCCAGCCAGCTATACCGGTCGGAGATATTCCAAAACGTTACGCCCGTCAGGACATCGCGGTACTTGCGAAAAGATGCAAAACACCGGCGGTACTGCTCGAGCTGTTGCTGCTCCCTTGCTGCGGTAAACGCCGTGGCGCTGTCGCCCGCTTCCCGTTCCCTCATCTCATGTTCCTTGCGGTACACGGAAACATCAAATTCAGTAATTTGTATCTTCAGGCCCAGCTTTGCAAAATCTGCCATCGTTTTATCCAGCTGTTCTGCCGATGGCTCGTTAACGGCCCAATGTGCCTGCAATCCCACTCCATGAACCGGCACCCCTTTGCTGATAAGGCCATTGAGCATACGGATAATTTTTTCCCGTTTTACAGTGTTTATCTCATTGTAATCATTATAAAACAACAAAGCATCGGGGTCCGCTTCATGGGCCCACTGAAATGCTTTCTCTATGTATTCTTCACCACAGATCCGGTACCATAGTGAATTCCGGTAAAACTCATCCTTACGGTCGCTGATCACTTCATTGGCCACATCCCAGGCATATACGGTGCCCTTATATCTCTTTACCACAGTCGTAATATGCGCTTTCAGGCGCTGTAGCAACACGTCTTTAGATACCTGTTGTCCGTTGGCGTCCTTAAAAAGCCATCCGGGGGCCTGGTTATGCCAGACTAAGGTATGCCCCCTGAGCTTCATTCCGTTACGGCGGGCAAAGGCTGCGACAGTATCAGCATCCCTCCAGTTATACAGCTGCTCTTCCGGATGAATGACGCCCATTTTCATAGCATTCTCCGGGGTAACACTGTTAAACTGCCGGACCACCAGTCCTGCTTCCTCTGTGTGCAGCGCACGCGCTGAAACGGCCACGCCTATAGGAAAATAATCCTTGTAATAATCTTTCAGTCCCCGTACCTCCGGCCCGGCAAAAGAATGAGCCCGGTAAGCCACGCAGGAAAAACTTATAGCGACAGTCAGTAAAAAAACAATAACATGGCGGATATACTTCATAAGTTGCCTGGGTCTTTAATTATTTACGAAATGTGTTATCTGGATGCGCTTAGCGTTTGGATGGTGCCATCGTTATTATACTTCAACTCCATTACCTTCACGTTTCTCAGGTGCGTTTTACCCGACAGTTGCGTATCATGATAAAACAAATACCATTTATGTCCGATTTGAATAATCGAATGATGGTTGGTCCAGCCGTCCACCGGTTTCAGGATAACCCCCTGATAGGTAAAAGGGCCATAGGGGCTGTCCCCGATCGCATAAACGATATTGTGCGTATCGCCGGTTGAATAAGAGAAGTAATATTTGCCATTGTATTTGTGCATCCAGGCGGCCTCAAAAAAGCGTTTGTCGTTCTCCTGCTCATTGTAAAGCCGGCCGGTACTGTCCGTTATTTTTATGGGCAACGGAGCGCTTTCCAGGTTTTTCATATCCGGGGCAAGCTTTGCCACCCGTGGAAGGATGGCCACTTCATTTTTTTTACGCAGCGCTGCAGTGGCGTCATAGCGATTATTATCCCAGTGCTGTAATTGTCCTCCCCAGATACCGCCAAAGTACAAATAAAAAGATCCATCGTCGTCCCTGAACACACAGGGGTCAATGCTATAACTTCCGGCAATCGGCTCTTTTTCGGCCACAAAGGGGCCAGTCGGCTGCTTTGAAGATGCAACGCCGATTTTAAATACCCCTTCCTTATCCTTTGCGGGAAAATACAGATAATATGTTCCCTTTGAAAATGCTGCATCCGGCGCCCACAGCTGTTTCGAAGCCCAGGGCACGTCATGCGCCCGGAGCGCAATCCCGTGGTCCGTTACCTTACCGCCAATGGAGTCCATGGAAAAGACGTGGTAGTCCTCCATCTGGAAGTGGTCCCCGTTATCACTTTCCTTCGTGTTGGTAGCAGTATCATGCGAAGGGTATATATATATTTTTCCGTTAAAGAGATGCGCAGACGGGTCGGCGGTATAGATATGTGATATCAGCGGAGGCGATGTATACGTTTGCTGGTGATCATCTGCGAAGGTAAACCAGTTGAAACGGGCGGTGGATTGCATTTCTCCAGTAAAGGTAAATGTCAGCCGGTGCCTGCCGGTAAGCGGCTTCACGGGTATGCTGACCGTCGTGTAGTTCAGCAACGGCTGGTCGGGCACCGCCACGGCAGCATAGGGATGCAGCGAATCATTATCGAGATACACGTTTATACGCCCTCCGCGGGGCGCCACCCGCAATAACAGGTATTGATATCCTTTTTCGAAATCCACCTGGTTAAAGCGCACCCATGAACCGGCCGTCAAATGGGCCACCTCCTGCTGCCCCGGCCCGCTTCCATCTTTGCCGGGAGCCACCCGTGCGCCGTAGATGTCATCATACATCTCTGCTCCAATGCGGGAGGCTGCCTTAAACAGATTGGGCGCTCCCTTCCGGGTATCCATATGAAACCAGTCCACATCAACATAGCCGCCGCTTTTAAGCGTGGCATAGTTAAACAGCGTAAACCGGTTACCAGTAAACATTTTCAGGTTGAACTGCATTTCCAGCGTATCGCCCAGGGGAAGATATGTCCTGTTATCGAAGCTATAGGAGAAGTGAGCCTGATTTTTCACGGTATTAACAGAAGCCCTGAAGAACACCTTTTTTTGCTGTCCTATGGCCACACTGTCTTTCCTGCTGCCGGCATGCTCCATCACAATAAACT encodes:
- a CDS encoding beta-ketoacyl-ACP synthase III, which encodes MKKSNAVVTAVGGYVPPHIVYNEELEQKMHIPSGWIPKYLGVRERRFIREEGVGTSAICVQAALEICRKRGIQPSELDAIVLATTTPDMITPSTSNIVAREIGASKAWAIDINGACSGFLSALDIASRYIEQNIYRYVLVLGADKMSSIIGGQDRITTCLFADGGGGVLLEPGPPDSGIQHCFLRTDGSGADLLYVKAGGSRWPSSTTTVHNQEHYLYMDGKAIFDYAVLRLTEAITQTMVKNELSAQDITWLVPHQANQRIIDRTAEVLSFPAEKIMRNVDRYGNTTSGTIPLCLWDYESRLKKGDRLLLAAFGAGFTWGALYMIWGYDGQG
- a CDS encoding endo-1,4-beta-xylanase; the protein is MKYIRHVIVFLLTVAISFSCVAYRAHSFAGPEVRGLKDYYKDYFPIGVAVSARALHTEEAGLVVRQFNSVTPENAMKMGVIHPEEQLYNWRDADTVAAFARRNGMKLRGHTLVWHNQAPGWLFKDANGQQVSKDVLLQRLKAHITTVVKRYKGTVYAWDVANEVISDRKDEFYRNSLWYRICGEEYIEKAFQWAHEADPDALLFYNDYNEINTVKREKIIRMLNGLISKGVPVHGVGLQAHWAVNEPSAEQLDKTMADFAKLGLKIQITEFDVSVYRKEHEMREREAGDSATAFTAAREQQQLEQYRRCFASFRKYRDVLTGVTFWNISDRYSWLDNFPVRGRKDYPLLFDKELQPKKAFWSVVKF
- a CDS encoding family 43 glycosylhydrolase, which gives rise to MYKKFLVIALLCFCSASLYAQQSDNEDGTYTNPVIWSDFPDNDVIRVGDTYYMVATSMYFFPGVPLLQSKDLVNWAYVAHAVPRFKQHPFYDLKGGNRYGRGQWASSIRYHNGKFYILFMTLDEGGFLCTATKAEGPWEIRKLVRPYYDPGLFFDEDGRIYIAHGYSKLSVTEVDANLAPVGRDSIVFDKVQRPGLEGSHVYKENGYYYIYATYGGGDGYQVCLRSKNIYGPYEEKTVLKDDMNLYGKGVHQGALVETPQGEWWSIIFQDRDGVGRVPTLQPVQWIDGWPVPGKNGRAVVTHIKPRTEAVTPVQILPTSDEFSDDKLGMQWAWNHNPDDSAWSLSKRKGYLRLTTAGVAADLLHARNSLTQRIFGPFSEATAAFDISGVKAGDVAGLAVLQLPYAFIGVSAGAPAKFIVMEHAGSRKDSVAIGQQKKVFFRASVNTVKNQAHFSYSFDNRTYLPLGDTLEMQFNLKMFTGNRFTLFNYATLKSGGYVDVDWFHMDTRKGAPNLFKAASRIGAEMYDDIYGARVAPGKDGSGPGQQEVAHLTAGSWVRFNQVDFEKGYQYLLLRVAPRGGRINVYLDNDSLHPYAAVAVPDQPLLNYTTVSIPVKPLTGRHRLTFTFTGEMQSTARFNWFTFADDHQQTYTSPPLISHIYTADPSAHLFNGKIYIYPSHDTATNTKESDNGDHFQMEDYHVFSMDSIGGKVTDHGIALRAHDVPWASKQLWAPDAAFSKGTYYLYFPAKDKEGVFKIGVASSKQPTGPFVAEKEPIAGSYSIDPCVFRDDDGSFYLYFGGIWGGQLQHWDNNRYDATAALRKKNEVAILPRVAKLAPDMKNLESAPLPIKITDSTGRLYNEQENDKRFFEAAWMHKYNGKYYFSYSTGDTHNIVYAIGDSPYGPFTYQGVILKPVDGWTNHHSIIQIGHKWYLFYHDTQLSGKTHLRNVKVMELKYNNDGTIQTLSASR